Below is a window of Vibrio fortis DNA.
TAACGACCTGAGTATTGACCTGTCGCTTCGATTGCTGCGATGTCTGCTGGGCTTTCCACCACACATATCTGACCATTTTCCTGACGTTTAGGGTTGGTGCAGATATGACAAACATCTTCTTCTGTAAACGTGCGACACTCACTACAGTGGCCAATTTCTGTCATCGCTTGGCCGAGCGCCTCAGCCAATTGCAGGCCGCCTTTTCTATCGCGCTGTAACAAATGAAAGGCCATACGCTGCGCCGACTTGGGGCCAACCCCAGGTAGACAACGTAAGGCCTCCATCAAATGCTCCAGCATATGACTGGTACGCATTATTTAACCATTTCAGTTTTTAATTCACGATGCACTGAGTACATCATTGAGAAAAACGAATTAGAAAGGCATCTTCATACCTGGTGGAAGTTGCATACCACCAGTTACGCCAGCCATTTTCTCTTTTTGAGTCTCTTCAACGCGACGAGCCGCATCGTTGAATGCCGCAGCGATAAGATCTTCAAGCATCTCTTTATCGTCTTCCATTAGGCTTTCATCGATATCAACACGACGTACACTGTGGCTACCAGTGATCGTTACTTTTACTAGGCCAGCACCAGATTCACCGGTTACTTCCATATTTGCGATTTCTTCTTGAAGCTTTTGCATGCGATCTTGCATCTGCTGGGCTTGCTTCATTAGGTTGCCCATACCACCTTTACCAAACATGATAATCTCTCTGGTCTAATTGGTTATAAAATACATTAAGCAATAACTGACTTAATGGGGGCTGAACCTTGCAGATTCAACCCTACGATACTGTTAATGTGATGAAGGACATGTTGCCTTTCTTCACACGCGTGATGACTAAATTGGACGAACGCTGTCTCTATCCAGTTCCGCTGCAAAGCGCTTTTCAATGAACTGGACATTGGCGTCATTCTCAAGGCTGGTGAAAGCATCTTTCAACTTGCCTTGATAAAGCCTCTCACGTAATTCTAGTGGCGTTTCGCCTGATTCGCCGATCTCAACACTTAAATGACACTCTTCACCTAATACGGCGTTCAGCGACTGCAGCAATTCGCTTTGCGCTTTATCAGTATTTAAGTGTGCTTGTGTTGGTCGTAACATCAGGCTAATTGAGGTGCCGTTTTTACTGAACACTGAGTTCAGTGCTAACTGCTCAACCAGTTTCGCCGTTTCAAGCTTTTGTATAGTCGCCGACCATTCATCTTGAGCAATCGACTCATGCAGCAGCTTTTCCGTCATCTCAGGCGTTTTAACGTGCTCTAAAGCGCGTCTTATCTGAGTAGGTGTTAGCTCTTTCGAGACTTCTTTCACTACAGGTTTAGACGGTTTCCAACGATAAGGTTCATTATCATCAGTTACATTTTGTGTCGATGCTGCAGGGAGAGAAGCTGGCGACACCCGCTCAGAACCACCGTGTTGCTGAGCAACTCGGTCGAGAACTGAAGTTTTAGCTGGTGTCGCTTTAGCCTTTTTTGGAGCGCTGCCTTTTGCAGATGGTGCTGCACCTTTACGCTGAGAGCGTAACTGATGACGCAAACCGCTTACCGGCGATGCTGGTCGCTCAGGTGCAGGCTGACTTTGTGTCACAGGTTGGCTTGGAGCAGGCGCTGCCTGTTGATTGCTCATTGGCGCAGAAGGTGCACCATATTGCCCATGGTCATCATACGCTGGAGGCATATCCTGTGGGCCGCTCATGTAACCAGAGTCAGGGTAGCCCTGAGGCTCTGAATATTGTGGCGCGCTAGGTTGCCCGTAGCCTTGTGGTTGCATAGAGCTTGACATAGGCTGCGCTGCTGGACCTTGCTGCTGAGGTGCGGCCATTGGCTGAGTCTGATTGGTAGACTGCATTGGCGTAGCTGGCTGCAAGCCTTGTGAAGGTGCGCTTACTGGAGCGCTCGCTACTTTCGGCTCTGCGGGCTCTGTTGAGATCGCACTTGACGAAATCTCTGCAGCCGGGCGGAATGCCAACATTCTCAGAACGACCATCTCAATACCAACGCGAGCGGTTGGCGAAAGAGGCAGATCCTCGCGACCTTTCAGTACGATCTGATAATAAAGCTGTACATCTTGCGGGCTAAGCGCTTGAGCGAGAAGCTCGATCTTCTCTGCGTCTGGCTGTGCTTTATCTAACGATGCTGGCAGAGCTTGATACATAGCTAATCGGTGCAACTGAGTCGCTAGCTGATTGAGCAAGCCATCCCATTCTACACCGTTTTCAGCTAGCGCTTGGATACACGACATTGCCGTTTGCGGTTGCTTGCTGCTAATAGCTTCGAGTAAATGGATCGCTTGATCAGTATCTAGCGTGCCTAACATATGAGAAACAATGTCAGTCGCTACGTTGCCATTACCCAATGCGATTGCTTGATCCGTTAAGCTCAACGCATCACGCATACTGCCGTCAGCCGCGTGTGCAATCATCCCCAGAGCGCGAGACTCAGTGGTCACATTCTCTTCTTCTAGGATGTGATCGAGCTGCTCATGAATGTTGTCAACGCTGATTGGCTTCAGGTGGAACTGCAGGCAGCGAGACAAAATCGTTACCGGCAGCTTCTGAGGATCCGTTGTCGCCAACAGAAATTTCACGTACTCAGGCGGTTCTTCTAAGGTTTTTAGAAGCGCATTGAAACTGTGCCTAGAGAGCATATGAACTTCATCGATAAGGTAAACCTTAAAGCGACCACGAGCAGGCTTGTATTGAACGTTGTCCAATAGCTCACGCGTGTCTTCCACTTTGGTTCGAGAAGCGGCATCGATCTCTAAAAGATCAACAAAACGACCTTCGTCGATCTCTTTACAGGTTGCACACTCACCACAAGGTGTAGAGGTAATGCCTGTTTCACAGTTTAGACCCTTAGCAAACAAGCGGCCGATGGTCGTTTTACCGACACCTCGAGTCCCGCTAAACAGGTATGCATGGTGCAACCTGTTTTGGCTAAGTGCATTTTCTAAAGCTGTTAAAACATGGGCTTGACCAACGACTTCTTTAAACTTCGTTGGCCGCCATTTTCGCGCTAACGCTAGATAGCTCATGAATAATTCCGAAAGGATTAATGACCGTCAAATTCGCAGATGCTAAACACTTCAAGGCCTAGACCTTCTAAGCGCTTGTCACCGCCAATTTCTGGAAGATTAATAACAAAGGCTGCGTGGTCTACAACGCCACCAAGCTGACGAATCAGTTTAGTAGTTGCTTCAATCGTACCACCTGTTGCTAGAAGGTCATCGACCATCAGCACTTTATCGCCTTCTGAGATCGCATCAGTGTGGATCTCAAGAGTATCTGTGCCGTACTCAAGCTCATAAGACTGTGCCACTGTTTGACGTGGTAACTTGCCTGGCTTGCGAACAGGAACAAAACCAACACCCAATTCAAGCGCTAGTGGTGCACCAAATAGGAAACCGCGAGCTTCCGTACCAACGACTTTAGTGAAGCCCATATCTTTGTAGGTATCCACTAGCAGTTCGATCGTCGCTTTGTACGCAGCAGGGTCTTCCATTAGGCTGGTTACGTCACGAAATAGAATACCCGCTTTTGGGTAGTCAGGAATGCTTTTGATGCTTGATTTGATCAGAGCGATTTTTTCTGTGTTCATAATAGT
It encodes the following:
- the recR gene encoding recombination mediator RecR — its product is MRTSHMLEHLMEALRCLPGVGPKSAQRMAFHLLQRDRKGGLQLAEALGQAMTEIGHCSECRTFTEEDVCHICTNPKRQENGQICVVESPADIAAIEATGQYSGRYFVLMGHLSPLDGIGPSDIGLDVLDYRLRRGDILEVILATNPTVEGEATAHYIAELCNAHEVNASRIAHGVPVGGELELVDGTTLSHSLLGRHKI
- a CDS encoding YbaB/EbfC family nucleoid-associated protein, whose amino-acid sequence is MFGKGGMGNLMKQAQQMQDRMQKLQEEIANMEVTGESGAGLVKVTITGSHSVRRVDIDESLMEDDKEMLEDLIAAAFNDAARRVEETQKEKMAGVTGGMQLPPGMKMPF
- the dnaX gene encoding DNA polymerase III subunit gamma/tau, whose product is MSYLALARKWRPTKFKEVVGQAHVLTALENALSQNRLHHAYLFSGTRGVGKTTIGRLFAKGLNCETGITSTPCGECATCKEIDEGRFVDLLEIDAASRTKVEDTRELLDNVQYKPARGRFKVYLIDEVHMLSRHSFNALLKTLEEPPEYVKFLLATTDPQKLPVTILSRCLQFHLKPISVDNIHEQLDHILEEENVTTESRALGMIAHAADGSMRDALSLTDQAIALGNGNVATDIVSHMLGTLDTDQAIHLLEAISSKQPQTAMSCIQALAENGVEWDGLLNQLATQLHRLAMYQALPASLDKAQPDAEKIELLAQALSPQDVQLYYQIVLKGREDLPLSPTARVGIEMVVLRMLAFRPAAEISSSAISTEPAEPKVASAPVSAPSQGLQPATPMQSTNQTQPMAAPQQQGPAAQPMSSSMQPQGYGQPSAPQYSEPQGYPDSGYMSGPQDMPPAYDDHGQYGAPSAPMSNQQAAPAPSQPVTQSQPAPERPASPVSGLRHQLRSQRKGAAPSAKGSAPKKAKATPAKTSVLDRVAQQHGGSERVSPASLPAASTQNVTDDNEPYRWKPSKPVVKEVSKELTPTQIRRALEHVKTPEMTEKLLHESIAQDEWSATIQKLETAKLVEQLALNSVFSKNGTSISLMLRPTQAHLNTDKAQSELLQSLNAVLGEECHLSVEIGESGETPLELRERLYQGKLKDAFTSLENDANVQFIEKRFAAELDRDSVRPI
- the apt gene encoding adenine phosphoribosyltransferase produces the protein MNTEKIALIKSSIKSIPDYPKAGILFRDVTSLMEDPAAYKATIELLVDTYKDMGFTKVVGTEARGFLFGAPLALELGVGFVPVRKPGKLPRQTVAQSYELEYGTDTLEIHTDAISEGDKVLMVDDLLATGGTIEATTKLIRQLGGVVDHAAFVINLPEIGGDKRLEGLGLEVFSICEFDGH